One window of the Rhodococcus sovatensis genome contains the following:
- a CDS encoding DUF1707 domain-containing protein, with amino-acid sequence MEARDLRVSDAEKEHVGQLLQRAVGQGMLSLGEFTERMDTALAAKTRGELNSVLADLPGMQIAEQHRPPSWQPSPPTAQPHAAQPHAAQSYGPQTYASQSYSPHGYTSRPHSTQSSTNDIVRGTMSTVTRKGPWHVPPQLGIQSKMSTVTLDFTQAIMSSQVVEVTVDDYCSTLSIIVPQEATVDLNAVETVGGSASNKVRTGPPIGPLHVVVRGKIRFGSVTAKHPFGTSIRRMLGH; translated from the coding sequence ATGGAGGCGAGGGATTTGCGGGTGTCTGACGCAGAGAAGGAACACGTGGGTCAGCTGCTGCAGCGTGCGGTGGGGCAGGGGATGCTGTCGCTCGGTGAGTTCACCGAGCGGATGGACACCGCTCTCGCGGCCAAGACTCGCGGTGAACTCAATTCCGTCCTCGCCGACCTTCCCGGAATGCAGATCGCCGAGCAGCATCGACCGCCGAGCTGGCAACCGTCCCCGCCTACTGCACAGCCACATGCAGCTCAGCCACATGCAGCGCAGTCGTACGGACCGCAGACTTACGCATCACAGTCTTACTCGCCGCATGGCTACACCTCGCGCCCTCACAGCACACAGTCGAGCACGAACGACATCGTCCGCGGCACGATGTCCACAGTCACACGCAAAGGCCCGTGGCACGTTCCACCGCAGCTCGGAATTCAGAGCAAGATGTCGACCGTTACCCTCGACTTCACTCAGGCCATCATGTCGAGTCAGGTGGTCGAGGTGACGGTCGACGACTACTGCAGCACCCTCTCTATCATCGTGCCGCAGGAGGCGACCGTCGATCTCAATGCCGTCGAGACGGTCGGTGGAAGTGCGAGCAACAAAGTTCGTACCGGTCCTCCCATCGGTCCACTGCACGTCGTCGTGCGGGGCAAGATTCGGTTCGGGTCCGTCACCGCCAAGCATCCGTTCGGCACGTCAATTCGGAGAATGCTCGGGCACTGA
- the macS gene encoding MacS family sensor histidine kinase: MTDAVTPLWRASQALRLVTLLYAVSYQIASMGYYSNVRLSWFFVSLMAVWTGLSAVLLSRASVPRWKVVLADQFVVIGLMASTRLVSDYDWYSNHQTLPTTLWSTNAVISAAILFGPKGGIASGILLSAVSAVVRDQIDLDLWTDATAPVLVSVGLALGLASNTARRAHAELERAVRLAAITEERERLARQVHDGVLQVLALVRRRGSEIGGAAGELAELAGEQEVALRMLISEQGEANRVDATQAEVDLRSLLRPRGSTTVSVSAPPDPVLVDRVVAEELSAVVATALSNVALHAGDGARAYVLLEDVDGEIIVSIRDDGFGIAPGRLAAAEAEGRMGVSKSILGRVEAIGGTAVLDTAVGAGTEWEIRVPKGSRSD; this comes from the coding sequence ATGACTGACGCTGTCACTCCGCTGTGGCGGGCGTCGCAGGCTCTGCGGCTCGTTACGCTGCTGTATGCCGTCAGCTATCAGATCGCGTCCATGGGGTACTACAGCAACGTCCGGCTGAGTTGGTTCTTCGTCTCCTTGATGGCCGTCTGGACGGGATTGTCAGCTGTGCTGCTCTCCCGCGCGAGCGTGCCGCGGTGGAAGGTCGTGCTGGCCGACCAGTTCGTCGTGATCGGCTTGATGGCGTCGACTCGCCTGGTCTCGGACTACGACTGGTACAGCAACCACCAGACACTCCCCACGACACTGTGGTCCACCAACGCGGTGATCTCGGCGGCAATCCTGTTCGGACCCAAGGGGGGAATCGCGTCGGGCATCCTTCTGTCCGCCGTGAGCGCGGTGGTACGGGACCAGATCGATCTCGATCTGTGGACAGACGCGACCGCGCCGGTCCTGGTGTCGGTCGGTCTCGCTCTCGGCCTGGCCAGCAACACCGCACGGCGTGCACACGCCGAACTCGAACGCGCCGTGCGGCTGGCTGCGATCACCGAGGAGCGAGAGCGGCTCGCCCGTCAGGTTCACGACGGTGTTCTGCAGGTGCTCGCGTTGGTTCGTCGGCGCGGTTCTGAAATAGGCGGGGCAGCAGGGGAATTAGCTGAACTTGCCGGTGAGCAGGAAGTAGCTCTGCGGATGCTCATCTCCGAACAGGGCGAGGCGAACCGAGTCGACGCGACCCAAGCGGAAGTCGACCTGCGTTCATTGCTGCGTCCCCGGGGGAGCACCACCGTCTCGGTGTCTGCCCCTCCGGACCCCGTACTGGTCGACAGAGTTGTTGCAGAGGAGCTTTCGGCGGTGGTCGCGACTGCCTTGTCCAACGTCGCGCTGCACGCGGGCGACGGTGCCCGCGCCTACGTTCTGCTCGAAGACGTGGACGGTGAGATCATCGTCAGTATCCGCGACGACGGTTTCGGTATCGCACCGGGACGCCTGGCTGCGGCCGAAGCGGAAGGCCGTATGGGAGTGTCGAAGTCGATCCTCGGTCGGGTCGAGGCCATCGGCGGGACGGCAGTGCTCGACACGGCCGTCGGTGCCGGAACAGAGTGGGAAATTCGGGTACCGAAGGGATCGCGAAGTGACTGA
- a CDS encoding DUF2339 domain-containing protein yields MTTPAIDPRLISGLASQFATLSEQMRRVSGDLGVLQAQIVAPVPRQPVQQHPAPPYPQAHAQPPYPQPAYPQPTHPQQTHPQAQPQQAQPQQPPTPPRAPAVRPRPHAPSRRATSTKKSEPWWQRDGVISRVLAVAGAGVTLIGVVMLLVLAAQAGWFGPELRVGAGAVFSIALVYIGSRIYGKSGGRIGGIATAATGIAGLYLDVVAVTVLYEWLEPVIGLIAAFGIAAAGVALAVSWRSQPMAVLILIGVAICAPVVTGGVTLSLIAFFTATFIASFAAQLGRDWPILSGARTLPVVLVTLFGIAQAENWGASVSEAIPLLIVSAIVATFGIGSSVELLRRNVADVMATAMMAASAIPVLVVGALFEPWTATLVHGLVALGCLLVIAVGTWLPAGAKIVLAVVGSLALLQAVLVPTSVELRPLALLVVAAVLVVAAYRTSSVLAYFVGVAFAALGALGYVVVSPPASITDSRYAVDEFGVVLAGLLLVAVAAGLVYVAAQLKIADKNLQAFWVGAGLVSLYALTSATVALGLVAIGGMTGFVAGHCAATIEWMAVAMALLVLGLRSEKYAHTALLAGLSLTAASVAKLFLFDLVALDGLFRVCAFIVVGLLLLFAGTRYAKVFADRAAS; encoded by the coding sequence ATGACGACACCAGCGATAGATCCGCGATTGATTTCAGGCCTCGCGAGCCAGTTCGCGACGCTGAGCGAACAGATGCGTCGGGTATCGGGTGATCTTGGCGTTCTCCAGGCGCAGATCGTTGCGCCGGTACCGCGCCAGCCTGTGCAGCAGCATCCAGCGCCGCCATACCCCCAAGCTCACGCACAGCCCCCGTACCCACAACCCGCATACCCACAACCCACACACCCACAGCAGACCCACCCACAAGCCCAGCCCCAACAAGCCCAGCCTCAGCAACCCCCGACGCCTCCACGTGCGCCGGCAGTTCGGCCGAGGCCACACGCACCGTCGCGGCGGGCGACATCAACGAAGAAGTCCGAGCCGTGGTGGCAACGTGACGGGGTCATCAGCCGTGTTCTGGCCGTCGCAGGCGCAGGCGTCACCCTGATCGGTGTGGTCATGTTGCTCGTCCTCGCGGCACAAGCCGGATGGTTCGGCCCGGAACTTCGAGTCGGCGCGGGCGCGGTGTTCTCGATCGCGCTGGTGTACATCGGGTCTCGGATCTACGGCAAGTCAGGCGGCAGAATCGGGGGAATAGCGACTGCTGCGACTGGCATCGCGGGTCTCTACCTCGATGTCGTGGCGGTGACCGTCCTCTACGAATGGCTCGAACCGGTCATCGGATTGATCGCCGCCTTCGGAATCGCGGCGGCAGGCGTCGCACTTGCGGTGTCGTGGCGGTCGCAGCCGATGGCGGTACTGATTCTGATCGGGGTCGCGATCTGTGCGCCCGTGGTAACCGGCGGAGTCACTTTGTCGCTCATCGCATTCTTCACGGCAACCTTCATCGCAAGCTTCGCGGCGCAACTGGGCCGAGACTGGCCGATATTGTCGGGCGCACGGACGCTGCCGGTCGTCCTCGTCACGCTGTTCGGAATTGCGCAAGCGGAGAACTGGGGTGCGTCCGTATCGGAGGCGATACCGCTTTTGATCGTGTCTGCCATCGTCGCCACGTTTGGGATCGGTAGTTCGGTGGAGTTGTTGCGTCGCAACGTCGCAGATGTCATGGCGACAGCGATGATGGCGGCATCGGCGATTCCGGTCCTGGTCGTGGGTGCTCTGTTCGAGCCGTGGACTGCAACGCTCGTGCACGGTCTTGTGGCACTCGGATGTCTGCTGGTGATCGCTGTGGGCACGTGGCTCCCCGCCGGCGCCAAGATCGTCCTTGCGGTGGTCGGTTCACTGGCACTTCTGCAGGCAGTGTTGGTCCCGACGTCGGTCGAACTCCGTCCGCTCGCGCTGCTCGTGGTTGCCGCGGTGTTGGTGGTCGCCGCGTATCGCACGTCGTCCGTGTTGGCCTACTTCGTCGGCGTAGCGTTCGCCGCCTTGGGGGCGCTCGGATATGTCGTCGTGTCACCCCCGGCTTCGATCACGGACTCACGCTATGCGGTAGATGAATTCGGTGTCGTTCTCGCCGGATTGCTACTGGTGGCGGTCGCGGCGGGCCTGGTGTACGTCGCTGCACAGCTGAAAATCGCTGACAAGAATCTGCAGGCGTTCTGGGTCGGGGCCGGCCTTGTGTCGCTGTACGCGCTGACATCGGCGACCGTTGCACTCGGACTTGTGGCAATCGGAGGTATGACGGGATTCGTCGCAGGACATTGCGCGGCCACGATCGAATGGATGGCAGTAGCGATGGCGCTGTTGGTCCTTGGATTGCGTAGTGAGAAGTATGCTCACACAGCGTTGTTGGCTGGCCTGTCGTTGACGGCGGCATCCGTTGCGAAGCTGTTCCTCTTCGACCTGGTTGCGCTCGACGGACTGTTCCGTGTTTGCGCGTTCATCGTCGTCGGATTGCTTCTACTCTTCGCCGGAACGCGATACGCGAAGGTGTTCGCGGATCGGGCAGCGAGCTGA
- a CDS encoding autophagy-related protein 2, translating into MTDTDKPVDTTVDPTEKTRGTDADTAQSSDELREAIAEFDSHLDGAGDSQSLPTPDPEDVGGDPSDPKTITRSE; encoded by the coding sequence ATGACCGACACCGACAAGCCCGTCGACACGACCGTCGATCCCACCGAGAAGACTCGCGGAACCGACGCCGATACGGCCCAGAGCTCGGACGAGCTCCGCGAAGCGATCGCTGAATTCGACAGCCATCTGGACGGCGCAGGCGACTCTCAGTCGTTGCCGACGCCTGACCCCGAGGACGTCGGCGGCGACCCGTCCGACCCGAAGACGATCACGCGCTCGGAGTAA
- a CDS encoding glycosyltransferase, with translation MRIVQLANFYGPRSGGLRTAIDQLGAGYTARGHEVTLVVPGAVASEEVLPSGVLRITRPARKIPFTGGYRAVDPRTTADITAALRPDVIEVSDRLTLRGMGAWASRRGVHSVMISHERLDRLLGQVFPHAVARAFADVANRRTADSYDTVVCTTAFARREFERIGARNVSEVPLGVDLDIFHPTRRIDNSRNGGSSVDGFRSPWHGDAERLLVHCGRLSVEKRVDRSIDSVAALVDSGIDVRLVIAGDGPRRSGLERRARGLPVEFLGFVHGREELAALLASADAAVAPGPHETFGLAALESLASGTPVVVSKSSALADIVTSECGGRFDDTAGGLASELSRVFELSNAAGRTAARARAEQFGWPASVDGMLEVLEHGNHAHGPLSLGHGGEGFAGV, from the coding sequence ATGCGCATCGTGCAACTTGCGAACTTCTACGGTCCGCGCTCGGGTGGGTTGCGGACCGCGATCGATCAATTGGGCGCGGGATACACAGCACGCGGCCACGAGGTGACCCTCGTCGTACCGGGTGCGGTCGCGTCCGAGGAGGTATTGCCTTCCGGGGTTCTGCGGATCACCAGGCCTGCGAGGAAGATTCCGTTCACCGGTGGGTACCGTGCGGTAGATCCACGTACCACCGCCGACATCACCGCGGCTCTTCGTCCCGATGTAATCGAGGTATCGGATCGACTGACGCTTCGTGGCATGGGTGCCTGGGCGTCACGCCGAGGGGTGCACAGCGTCATGATCTCGCACGAACGGCTCGATCGATTGCTCGGGCAAGTGTTCCCACACGCGGTCGCTCGGGCGTTCGCCGACGTCGCAAACCGACGGACGGCCGACTCCTACGACACGGTCGTCTGCACTACTGCATTCGCTCGGCGTGAGTTCGAGCGCATCGGCGCCCGCAACGTTTCCGAAGTCCCCCTCGGTGTCGATCTCGATATTTTTCATCCGACGCGTCGTATCGATAATTCGAGAAACGGCGGGTCGAGTGTCGACGGCTTTCGCTCGCCCTGGCACGGTGACGCCGAACGACTGCTCGTGCATTGTGGTCGCCTGTCGGTGGAGAAGCGTGTCGATCGCAGCATCGATTCGGTTGCAGCATTGGTTGATTCAGGGATCGATGTGCGGCTCGTGATCGCGGGAGATGGGCCGAGGCGATCCGGATTGGAACGCCGAGCACGCGGACTGCCGGTCGAATTTCTCGGATTCGTCCACGGACGCGAAGAGCTCGCGGCACTCCTGGCATCCGCGGACGCTGCCGTGGCTCCGGGTCCGCACGAGACCTTCGGACTTGCTGCATTGGAGTCGCTCGCTTCCGGGACGCCCGTGGTGGTGTCGAAATCGTCCGCGCTGGCCGACATCGTGACCTCCGAATGCGGCGGGCGTTTCGACGACACCGCAGGTGGATTGGCGTCGGAGCTGTCCCGGGTCTTCGAGCTCTCGAATGCCGCCGGCCGAACTGCCGCCCGCGCCCGTGCCGAGCAGTTCGGCTGGCCCGCGTCGGTCGACGGAATGCTCGAGGTCCTCGAACATGGCAACCACGCCCATGGCCCCCTATCCTTGGGGCATGGAGGCGAGGGATTTGCGGGTGTCTGA
- a CDS encoding MarR family transcriptional regulator, whose translation MGSAPAGAVWEKYMDPRQWSSWATQIVGVDYSEERITAGTFGRVEGPLWIHVDFEILDVDESEWMWTWSAWWKHRRVGLTLTHGVASRTDGSRTWLRICGSPALIIPYLPVAKLALMRLVRR comes from the coding sequence GTGGGATCCGCACCTGCGGGAGCCGTCTGGGAGAAGTACATGGACCCACGACAGTGGTCATCGTGGGCAACGCAGATCGTCGGCGTCGACTACTCCGAGGAGCGAATCACCGCCGGAACGTTCGGCCGCGTCGAGGGCCCACTGTGGATTCACGTCGACTTCGAAATACTCGACGTCGACGAGTCCGAGTGGATGTGGACATGGAGCGCGTGGTGGAAGCACCGACGTGTCGGGCTGACGTTGACGCACGGCGTGGCGTCGAGGACGGATGGGTCACGGACCTGGCTGAGAATCTGCGGTTCGCCCGCCCTCATCATCCCTTACCTGCCAGTCGCCAAACTCGCGCTGATGCGGTTGGTCCGGCGCTGA
- a CDS encoding adenylate/guanylate cyclase domain-containing protein yields MLSMLLSNLFGAVLVFAFVRYGLPIEESQSIVADRVRNVYIFGAYLVFAGAVSLYYAARMLRSVIRWQLRGGPPTRREQMTTLHAPLRQAIVHLVLWMIGGVLFVVLTVTDMPSLAIAVIVTVVMAATVTFGFTYMLGERILRPVAAMALSEGRFDRTMTPGVGTRMAMTWGLGTLMPVIGIILLCATQLTTDLVFSTDSLAIAIILLSVLAIGQAFILSMLTASQISDPIRQLRRAIERVQRGDNDVEVDVFDGSEIGRLQVGFNRMMEESAERRVLRELFGQHVGEDVARRALQFGTELGGETRFVAVLFVDMVGSTATASERPPGEVVVLLNEFFRVVVDVIDKHHGFVNKFMGDAALAIFGAPLDRPDAPTAALAAARDLRFALDDITGLDIGIGVSAGLAVAGNIGAKERFEYTVIGDPVNEASRLTELSKLRPGRVLASTSALYFASDEEQEHWELGDRVQLRGRRRLTHLAWPVEHP; encoded by the coding sequence ATGCTCTCCATGCTGCTGTCGAATCTCTTCGGTGCGGTGCTCGTGTTCGCGTTCGTGCGTTACGGACTTCCCATCGAGGAATCGCAGTCGATCGTCGCGGATCGGGTTCGCAACGTCTACATCTTCGGCGCCTACCTAGTCTTCGCAGGCGCCGTCAGTCTCTACTACGCGGCCCGGATGCTTCGATCGGTCATCCGCTGGCAACTGCGCGGCGGTCCCCCGACTCGTCGGGAACAGATGACGACGCTGCATGCGCCGCTGCGTCAGGCCATCGTGCACCTCGTCCTGTGGATGATCGGCGGTGTCCTGTTCGTCGTGCTCACCGTGACCGACATGCCGTCGCTGGCGATCGCCGTCATCGTCACCGTTGTCATGGCCGCGACAGTGACGTTCGGCTTCACCTACATGCTCGGTGAGCGGATCCTGCGTCCCGTGGCTGCCATGGCTCTGAGCGAAGGTCGCTTCGACCGGACCATGACGCCGGGAGTCGGCACCAGAATGGCAATGACCTGGGGCTTGGGCACGCTGATGCCCGTCATCGGGATCATTTTGCTGTGTGCGACACAGCTGACGACCGATCTGGTCTTCTCCACCGATTCGCTCGCCATCGCGATCATCCTGCTCAGTGTTCTGGCGATCGGGCAGGCCTTCATTCTGTCGATGCTCACCGCGAGCCAGATCTCCGATCCGATCCGCCAGCTGCGTCGCGCCATCGAACGTGTCCAGCGCGGCGACAACGACGTCGAGGTCGACGTCTTCGACGGCAGCGAGATCGGTCGACTACAGGTCGGCTTCAACCGCATGATGGAGGAATCCGCCGAGCGACGGGTTCTGCGCGAGCTATTCGGCCAGCATGTGGGCGAGGACGTGGCGCGCCGCGCATTGCAATTCGGTACCGAATTGGGTGGCGAAACTCGCTTCGTCGCGGTGCTGTTCGTCGACATGGTCGGTTCGACCGCGACGGCGTCCGAGCGTCCGCCGGGAGAGGTCGTCGTCCTTCTCAACGAGTTCTTCCGAGTGGTCGTCGATGTCATCGACAAGCACCACGGTTTCGTCAACAAATTCATGGGCGACGCTGCTCTCGCCATCTTCGGTGCACCCCTCGATCGCCCCGATGCACCGACCGCCGCGCTCGCCGCAGCCCGTGACCTGCGGTTCGCTCTCGACGACATCACCGGGCTCGACATCGGCATCGGCGTGTCCGCCGGCCTCGCGGTCGCCGGAAACATCGGCGCAAAGGAGCGGTTCGAGTACACGGTCATCGGCGATCCGGTCAACGAAGCATCGCGATTGACGGAATTGTCGAAGCTGCGTCCGGGCCGTGTGTTGGCGTCGACCTCCGCTCTGTACTTCGCCAGCGACGAAGAGCAGGAGCATTGGGAGCTGGGCGATCGGGTTCAACTCCGTGGCCGGCGCAGGCTTACCCATCTCGCCTGGCCGGTCGAGCACCCCTGA
- a CDS encoding AI-2E family transporter has protein sequence MHPLVRVGAEWTWRLLVIFAGIITFCYMVARLDIVIIPLGLALLASAMLVPIVDWMQRRGVPRAAGVVIAIIASIGVVAGIMTFVVEQFIEGLPALGDQFTTSIKSVQEWMADGPLHISQDQIDQASENLVKVIQDNQAAVTSGALTTATVIGEIFTGAALTLFILIFFLYGGDQIWEFVTRLAPTAARRRIRLAGSQGFGSLVGYVRATVAVAAADAIGIGAGLAILGVPLALPLASLVFIGAFIPIIGAFLTGFVAVFIALVTKGLLTALITLGIVVAVMQLEGHVLQPLLLGRAVRLHPLAVVLAITVGILLAGIVGGLLAVPIVAVLNTAIRSLLAEDPDEVYEQLEENDPSKPLFPATADSPHARNRELDPGSLKKPDDD, from the coding sequence GTGCATCCGCTCGTCCGGGTGGGCGCCGAGTGGACGTGGCGGCTACTCGTCATCTTCGCTGGAATCATCACGTTCTGCTACATGGTCGCGCGGCTCGACATCGTCATCATCCCCCTCGGCCTCGCATTGTTGGCGTCGGCGATGTTGGTACCGATCGTCGACTGGATGCAGCGCCGCGGAGTGCCACGGGCGGCTGGGGTCGTCATCGCCATCATCGCGAGCATCGGCGTCGTCGCGGGCATCATGACGTTCGTCGTCGAACAGTTCATCGAGGGCCTGCCTGCGCTCGGAGATCAATTCACGACGTCGATCAAGAGCGTTCAGGAATGGATGGCGGACGGTCCGCTGCACATCAGCCAGGATCAAATCGACCAGGCGAGCGAGAACCTCGTCAAAGTCATTCAGGACAACCAGGCCGCAGTCACGTCCGGAGCGTTGACGACGGCGACCGTCATCGGTGAAATCTTCACCGGAGCCGCCCTGACCCTGTTCATTCTGATCTTCTTTCTGTACGGCGGAGATCAAATCTGGGAGTTCGTCACCAGGCTTGCGCCGACGGCTGCACGACGCAGAATTCGGTTGGCAGGCAGTCAAGGTTTCGGTTCGCTCGTCGGATACGTCCGCGCGACTGTTGCGGTCGCGGCGGCCGACGCCATCGGAATCGGAGCCGGCCTGGCCATTCTCGGCGTGCCGTTGGCGCTGCCGTTGGCGTCGCTGGTGTTCATCGGCGCGTTCATCCCGATCATCGGTGCATTCCTGACCGGATTCGTGGCGGTCTTCATCGCTCTGGTGACCAAGGGGTTGCTCACCGCGCTCATCACGCTCGGGATCGTGGTCGCAGTCATGCAGCTGGAGGGGCATGTGCTGCAACCACTTCTGCTCGGTCGTGCGGTTCGGTTGCATCCGTTGGCTGTGGTTCTGGCGATCACCGTAGGAATTCTGTTGGCAGGCATCGTCGGCGGACTGCTTGCCGTTCCTATCGTTGCGGTGCTCAACACTGCGATTCGCTCGCTGCTCGCCGAGGATCCGGACGAGGTATACGAGCAACTGGAGGAGAACGACCCCTCGAAACCGCTGTTCCCGGCGACCGCAGACAGCCCGCATGCGCGCAACCGTGAACTCGACCCGGGGTCGCTGAAGAAGCCGGACGATGACTGA
- a CDS encoding response regulator transcription factor: MVVDDHPMWRDGVARDLEAAGFHVVATADSVGAAGRRATATKPDVVLMDMHLPDGNGADATTEVLAGSKDSRILVLSASAEREDVLDAIKAGATGYLVKSASAEELYEAVRSTAAGQAVFTPGLAGLVLGEYRRISSAPAVDESIARPTLTDRETEVLRLVAKGLSSKQIATKLTLSHRTVENHVQATLRKLQLANRVELTRYAIEQGL; encoded by the coding sequence ATGGTCGTCGACGACCATCCGATGTGGCGTGACGGAGTCGCCCGTGACCTCGAGGCGGCCGGATTTCACGTCGTGGCGACAGCGGACAGTGTCGGGGCGGCGGGGCGGCGTGCCACCGCGACGAAGCCCGACGTCGTACTCATGGACATGCATCTGCCCGACGGCAACGGCGCGGACGCGACCACGGAGGTGCTCGCAGGCTCGAAGGACAGTCGCATCCTGGTGTTGTCCGCCTCGGCCGAACGCGAGGACGTGCTCGATGCGATCAAGGCAGGTGCCACCGGGTACCTGGTCAAGAGCGCGTCTGCGGAAGAGTTGTATGAGGCAGTTCGCTCTACTGCAGCAGGTCAGGCCGTGTTCACCCCAGGTCTTGCAGGGCTTGTGCTCGGCGAGTACCGGCGAATCTCCTCCGCACCTGCCGTCGACGAGTCGATCGCTCGTCCTACTCTGACCGATCGGGAGACCGAGGTCCTACGGCTGGTCGCAAAGGGGTTGAGCTCCAAGCAGATCGCAACGAAGCTGACTCTGAGTCACCGAACCGTCGAAAACCACGTGCAGGCGACGCTACGGAAGCTCCAACTGGCGAATCGGGTCGAATTGACGCGCTATGCCATCGAACAGGGGTTGTGA